The proteins below come from a single Synechococcus sp. WH 8101 genomic window:
- a CDS encoding DnaB helicase C-terminal domain-containing protein: protein MTATSTSTSTLPSTVTPIPTVTPAQDPTSAQCTDPSNAAELEQGIPGGFDPALLQRLIDQGIFLETAAGLVAAAPADAAPEPVLVEHEKNLLAAVLVGPGDQRERWGQFRRAIGLRFDELVPGSLWSQPGLRALALEIDELFRGQRDVAVLNATAIREDLQRRALDGRFRGSLQQLEEALREVIAWGEDGQPHPELEFSLACQLFQSAKARAVFYPGLRRLMAREQRDGGIDAELERCRELLNEATAITAGRFRSQMEICSAADAATECIALASLPEEQRPQPISTGIPSLDVDMRGGVLPGTGDSTWVLAARSGVGKTTVAIAAAMGLAINGASVLVLSCELSQRAIGARLLSHYCRRASGGFSSRYSSNALEGRAEVIAGRDLERLQQLSSQFAEGIAPNGERMGRVLYQSQFAATAEELAALVEDCKSAHPELAAVVLDHFHAMGPTAGYGSNTTAELAARATTIKAMAGRCELDVLVVAQLNRGAYGNPSGPDVSHLAGTSELERYASAVWLIDRPKADEFGKPQAGVLEVHHGKARHGQLSGEDDCSKTRIRLDRGHCYLEADEARHLFAGHDLYPGVECL, encoded by the coding sequence TTGACTGCCACTTCCACTTCCACTTCCACGCTTCCTTCCACTGTCACTCCCATTCCGACTGTCACACCGGCGCAGGACCCGACGTCCGCTCAGTGCACGGATCCCTCAAATGCGGCTGAGCTGGAGCAGGGGATCCCTGGAGGCTTTGATCCAGCGCTGCTGCAGCGTCTGATCGATCAAGGGATCTTCCTTGAGACCGCAGCCGGCCTGGTGGCAGCTGCGCCAGCCGATGCGGCGCCGGAGCCGGTGTTGGTGGAGCACGAGAAGAACCTGCTGGCGGCTGTCCTGGTGGGCCCAGGCGATCAACGGGAGCGCTGGGGCCAGTTCCGCCGCGCCATCGGGCTGCGCTTTGACGAGCTGGTGCCCGGTTCGCTCTGGAGCCAACCGGGGCTACGGGCGCTGGCGCTGGAGATCGATGAACTGTTCCGAGGGCAGCGCGATGTTGCCGTGCTCAATGCAACAGCGATTCGAGAAGACCTGCAGCGCCGCGCCCTGGATGGACGCTTCCGCGGCTCGCTGCAACAGCTGGAGGAAGCGCTCAGGGAGGTGATCGCCTGGGGGGAAGACGGTCAGCCCCATCCGGAGCTGGAGTTCAGTCTTGCTTGTCAGTTATTCCAGAGCGCCAAGGCGCGGGCGGTGTTCTATCCCGGCCTGCGCCGCTTGATGGCCCGCGAGCAGCGCGATGGTGGCATCGACGCCGAACTGGAACGCTGCCGTGAGCTGCTCAATGAAGCAACGGCGATCACCGCCGGGCGCTTCCGGAGTCAGATGGAGATCTGCAGCGCCGCTGATGCGGCAACGGAATGCATCGCTCTGGCTTCCCTGCCAGAAGAGCAACGCCCCCAACCGATCTCCACTGGCATCCCCTCATTGGATGTGGACATGCGCGGCGGTGTCTTGCCTGGGACGGGCGACAGCACCTGGGTTCTGGCGGCCCGCTCAGGTGTGGGCAAAACGACGGTGGCGATCGCTGCTGCGATGGGTCTGGCGATCAACGGAGCGTCTGTTCTGGTGCTCTCCTGTGAACTGAGCCAGCGTGCGATTGGCGCCAGGCTGCTGTCGCACTACTGCCGGCGCGCCAGCGGTGGTTTCTCCTCCCGGTATTCGAGCAATGCCCTGGAGGGCCGCGCGGAGGTGATCGCCGGCCGGGATCTGGAGCGTCTGCAGCAACTCTCGTCCCAGTTCGCTGAAGGGATCGCCCCCAATGGTGAGCGGATGGGCCGGGTGCTGTATCAGAGCCAGTTCGCCGCGACGGCAGAAGAGCTGGCGGCGCTGGTGGAGGACTGCAAGAGCGCCCATCCCGAGCTGGCGGCGGTGGTGCTCGATCACTTCCATGCGATGGGCCCGACCGCGGGCTACGGCAGCAACACGACGGCGGAACTGGCGGCGCGGGCGACGACGATCAAGGCGATGGCGGGCCGCTGTGAACTGGATGTGCTGGTGGTGGCGCAGCTGAACCGGGGCGCCTATGGCAACCCCAGCGGCCCGGATGTGTCGCACCTGGCAGGGACCTCGGAACTGGAGCGTTACGCCTCAGCGGTGTGGCTGATCGATCGCCCCAAGGCCGATGAATTCGGCAAACCGCAAGCGGGTGTGCTGGAGGTGCATCACGGCAAGGCGAGACACGGCCAGCTCAGCGGTGAGGACGACTGCAGCAAAACGAGGATCCGGCTCGATCGCGGCCATTGCTATCTGGAAGCCGATGAGGCCCGTCACCTGTTTGCCGGCCATGACCTCTACCCCGGTGTGGAGTGCCTCTGA
- a CDS encoding siphovirus Gp157 family protein — translation MSVAIPLASPPAEAAKLPSLWELGSALEAETHWIAQLAERLDTGDEDERALAIADLEDSLASEEHQREAFVRKADATCWVIERLRAEASYHQCQSKRFAALAKGEDNRADALEATLVHLLDRLEPGASAHRLHDHCLRSRLTEAIEIDDASALPAELLTIQTTSTPNKSSIKARIRAVIAAAVAGLPKPEAAHLAFSLAATAVPGARLIKRRHWSIT, via the coding sequence ATGTCTGTTGCCATTCCCCTTGCTTCCCCTCCGGCAGAAGCCGCCAAATTGCCCAGCCTCTGGGAGCTCGGCAGTGCCCTTGAGGCCGAAACCCATTGGATCGCCCAGCTCGCAGAACGCCTCGATACAGGTGATGAGGACGAACGTGCCCTTGCGATTGCCGATCTGGAGGACTCTCTCGCCTCTGAGGAGCACCAGCGGGAGGCGTTTGTGCGTAAGGCCGATGCCACCTGCTGGGTGATTGAACGTCTCCGCGCTGAGGCCAGTTACCACCAGTGCCAATCGAAACGCTTTGCTGCGCTGGCCAAAGGGGAGGACAACCGCGCCGATGCCCTGGAAGCCACCCTGGTGCATCTGCTCGATCGGCTGGAACCCGGCGCCAGTGCCCACCGTCTCCACGATCACTGCCTCCGCTCACGGCTGACAGAAGCAATTGAGATCGATGACGCCAGCGCCTTGCCCGCTGAGCTGCTCACGATCCAGACGACAAGCACCCCGAACAAAAGCTCGATCAAGGCCCGCATTCGCGCCGTGATTGCAGCAGCCGTGGCGGGCCTGCCCAAACCAGAAGCGGCTCACCTTGCCTTTTCGCTGGCTGCCACAGCGGTACCCGGCGCCCGCCTGATCAAACGACGCCACTGGTCCATCACCTGA
- a CDS encoding SLOG family protein: MSGCTQLVMVAGGGRDLTWPVERVAAHLLEVSCGRLVQALFHGAARGADQAIAAAAEQLGWPQWPCPAQWDRHGRSAGPIRNRLMLVTALERVAALPQGCGLLVIGFPGERGTRSLLEQARCMAQRASSFRVAVLQIPGA, encoded by the coding sequence TTGTCTGGTTGCACGCAACTGGTGATGGTGGCTGGTGGCGGCCGTGATCTCACCTGGCCGGTGGAGCGTGTTGCGGCCCATCTGCTTGAGGTCTCCTGTGGCCGTTTGGTTCAGGCCTTGTTCCATGGCGCAGCCCGCGGCGCCGATCAGGCGATTGCCGCTGCCGCTGAGCAGCTGGGTTGGCCCCAGTGGCCCTGCCCGGCGCAATGGGATCGCCATGGCCGCTCGGCCGGCCCAATCCGTAATCGGCTGATGCTTGTCACAGCGCTGGAGCGTGTTGCGGCCTTGCCGCAGGGCTGCGGCCTGCTGGTGATCGGCTTTCCCGGCGAGCGGGGCACGCGCTCATTGCTGGAGCAGGCCCGGTGCATGGCGCAGCGTGCCAGTTCCTTTCGGGTCGCGGTGCTGCAGATCCCAGGGGCATAG
- a CDS encoding DUF2442 domain-containing protein yields MANPGERVADVVCTDDKLTVDLEDGRTISVPMVWYPRLLHATAEQRRNWEPAGGGFGIHWPDIDEDLSVEGFLRGAHAPRAALLLG; encoded by the coding sequence ATGGCTAACCCAGGCGAACGTGTTGCTGATGTCGTCTGCACCGACGACAAATTGACGGTTGATCTAGAAGACGGACGCACCATCTCCGTACCGATGGTCTGGTATCCCCGCCTGTTGCATGCCACTGCCGAGCAGCGCCGGAACTGGGAACCGGCTGGTGGCGGCTTTGGCATCCATTGGCCTGACATCGATGAAGATCTCAGCGTCGAGGGTTTCCTGCGCGGTGCTCACGCCCCCCGAGCGGCTCTCCTGCTCGGTTGA
- a CDS encoding DNA primase: MTRNRSGPPASLVTPALLEQVRERAQIVDLFAAADLRRAGREFLARCPWHDDRRPSLTVSPKRNRVHCFVCGKGTDAIGWLQEQQGMSFQEAVLELARRTGLTVAEGDPAAQRRFEQEWRERRALMAQRSEQRARFQDALEQQLQEADGAGEAAAYLQSRGISVDSARQWQLGTAGGRLMIPLQDPAGQVVGFCGRAMGQQQPKYRNSAGDLLFQRNGLVFGLDQAAEAIRREGTALLVEGPLDVIQLHQAGFRHAVACLGTSVSAMQLQLLRRHGLKQLLIALDGDAAGQAATEKLLVQLQDALLGDGLQALVVPLPEGQDADGLLRSPGGIAAMKALLASAPHWLEWRLARVLAPLSSAEPAAGADKPGQGSGATPYTGQGSGAASLECLQAVERAGQALVDQLPEGVLRRTAQQRLEQALRHHSGVPQEPLEGSGSAAVAGGIQSGVARVALPEVWSGGLLSARQRLERRVLRLFIHAPDCRELLGCLALEDPAAAVAMEWLRQLAAVAAATDLAAMVLPLATQLPGSVAAWLRQAAAPGPEVIALLQRDPQAELQALIEALEPVT, encoded by the coding sequence GTGACGCGTAATCGCAGTGGTCCTCCCGCCTCGCTGGTGACGCCGGCGTTGCTGGAGCAGGTGCGCGAGCGGGCGCAGATCGTGGATCTGTTTGCCGCCGCTGATCTGAGGCGAGCCGGCCGGGAGTTTCTCGCCCGTTGCCCCTGGCATGACGACCGCCGGCCCTCGTTGACGGTCAGCCCCAAGCGCAACCGGGTGCATTGCTTTGTCTGCGGCAAGGGCACCGATGCGATCGGCTGGCTGCAGGAGCAGCAGGGGATGAGCTTCCAGGAGGCGGTGCTGGAGCTGGCGCGGCGCACGGGGCTGACGGTGGCGGAGGGTGACCCGGCGGCGCAACGGCGCTTTGAGCAGGAGTGGCGCGAGCGCAGGGCGTTGATGGCGCAACGCAGCGAGCAACGGGCCCGGTTTCAAGACGCGCTCGAACAACAGTTGCAAGAGGCAGATGGAGCTGGTGAGGCGGCGGCCTATCTCCAGTCCCGGGGCATCAGCGTCGACTCAGCGCGGCAATGGCAGCTGGGGACCGCGGGCGGACGTCTGATGATTCCTCTACAGGATCCCGCCGGTCAGGTGGTGGGTTTCTGCGGCCGGGCGATGGGGCAGCAGCAACCGAAGTACCGCAACAGCGCTGGCGATCTGCTGTTTCAACGCAATGGTCTGGTCTTTGGCCTGGATCAGGCGGCTGAGGCGATCCGCAGGGAGGGAACGGCGCTGCTCGTGGAGGGCCCGTTGGATGTGATTCAGCTGCATCAGGCCGGCTTTCGACATGCGGTGGCCTGTCTGGGCACGAGTGTGTCGGCGATGCAGCTGCAGCTGCTCAGGCGCCACGGCCTGAAGCAACTGCTGATCGCACTGGATGGCGATGCGGCCGGTCAGGCCGCCACGGAGAAGCTGCTTGTGCAGTTGCAGGATGCGTTGTTGGGCGATGGCCTCCAGGCGCTGGTGGTGCCGTTGCCTGAGGGCCAGGACGCCGATGGTCTGCTGCGCAGTCCCGGTGGCATCGCGGCCATGAAGGCATTGCTGGCCTCGGCGCCGCACTGGCTGGAGTGGCGGCTTGCGCGGGTGCTCGCACCCTTGAGCTCGGCTGAGCCCGCAGCGGGGGCTGATAAGCCAGGCCAAGGTTCAGGTGCGACCCCATACACGGGCCAAGGTTCAGGTGCGGCAAGCCTGGAATGCCTCCAGGCGGTGGAGCGGGCCGGCCAGGCGCTGGTGGACCAGCTCCCCGAGGGGGTGCTGAGGCGAACGGCGCAGCAACGACTGGAGCAGGCGCTGCGCCACCACAGCGGCGTCCCGCAGGAGCCGCTGGAGGGGAGTGGCTCTGCCGCAGTGGCTGGTGGCATCCAGTCCGGTGTTGCCCGTGTTGCCCTGCCAGAGGTCTGGAGCGGCGGGCTGCTGAGCGCGCGTCAACGGTTGGAGCGCCGGGTCTTGCGTTTGTTCATCCATGCACCGGACTGCCGCGAGCTGCTCGGTTGCCTGGCGCTGGAGGATCCCGCAGCGGCCGTGGCGATGGAGTGGCTGCGTCAGCTGGCGGCTGTGGCGGCGGCAACTGATCTTGCGGCGATGGTGCTGCCGCTGGCGACGCAATTGCCCGGCTCGGTGGCGGCGTGGCTGAGGCAGGCAGCAGCCCCCGGCCCTGAGGTGATCGCCTTGTTGCAACGGGACCCGCAGGCGGAACTGCAAGCACTGATCGAAGCCTTGGAACCGGTGACGTGA
- a CDS encoding sigma-70 family RNA polymerase sigma factor, which yields MAVQAHPVHQASSVSNWLRSSSRHRPLCERTVLELSRRIQRWQQHPGGPSHAPKPVRQSALRAREQLVRHNLSLVAHTWGRHRSSLPAHNDTTADALQEGALNLMRAAEKFDPAKGYCFSTYASFWIRRGFHDFEQRCKRAIRIPAEKAAIVLKALRLSQQHLAAHGTTPALSWLADQLRFHGKPLTTEQLTSFIRQWDTTQTVSIDNAGEDDADWSRSHHLAAGQHQPSAADTEAEAEAEADHNARMQSILSVLSEREQRLIRNRYLRRPALSPAQLRRSLGGISSEELGQLHDQALASLRQAMNSDAETA from the coding sequence ATGGCAGTCCAGGCCCATCCCGTACACCAGGCCAGTTCTGTGTCCAACTGGCTGCGCAGCAGCAGCCGTCACAGGCCCCTGTGTGAGCGCACCGTGCTCGAACTCTCCCGCCGCATCCAGCGCTGGCAGCAACACCCCGGTGGCCCATCCCATGCCCCCAAGCCCGTCCGCCAGAGCGCTCTGCGCGCCCGCGAACAGCTGGTCCGTCACAACCTCAGCCTGGTCGCCCACACCTGGGGTCGCCATCGCTCCAGCCTTCCTGCCCACAACGACACCACCGCCGATGCGCTCCAGGAGGGAGCTCTCAACCTGATGCGGGCGGCGGAGAAGTTCGATCCCGCCAAGGGCTATTGCTTCTCCACCTACGCCAGTTTCTGGATTCGGCGCGGCTTCCATGACTTTGAGCAGCGCTGCAAACGGGCGATCCGCATCCCCGCCGAGAAGGCCGCGATTGTGCTCAAGGCCCTGCGCCTCAGCCAGCAACACCTCGCCGCCCATGGCACCACCCCGGCGTTGAGCTGGCTGGCGGACCAGCTGCGCTTCCACGGCAAACCGCTCACCACCGAGCAGCTCACCAGCTTCATCCGGCAATGGGACACGACACAGACTGTGTCCATCGACAACGCCGGTGAGGACGACGCCGACTGGAGCCGCAGCCATCACCTCGCCGCTGGCCAACACCAACCCTCAGCAGCGGACACCGAGGCAGAAGCAGAGGCAGAAGCGGATCACAACGCCCGGATGCAATCCATCCTCAGCGTCCTGAGCGAACGGGAACAACGCCTGATCCGCAACCGCTACCTGCGCCGGCCGGCCCTCAGTCCCGCCCAGCTGCGCCGCTCTCTGGGAGGCATCAGCAGTGAGGAACTCGGCCAACTCCATGACCAGGCGCTCGCCAGCCTGCGCCAAGCGATGAACAGTGATGCAGAAACTGCATAA
- a CDS encoding DUF4278 domain-containing protein, which translates to MTLTYRGQTVQQRHAAVTMTKPALTYRGQAVAERKGAATTAVHPALTYRGTTYRK; encoded by the coding sequence ATGACCCTGACCTATCGCGGCCAGACCGTCCAGCAGCGCCACGCTGCCGTGACGATGACCAAGCCTGCCCTGACCTACCGGGGCCAGGCCGTGGCCGAACGCAAAGGCGCAGCAACAACGGCAGTTCACCCTGCCCTGACCTATCGCGGCACGACCTATCGCAAGTGA